A genomic stretch from Alteribacter keqinensis includes:
- a CDS encoding spore germination protein: MIFFKKRKKTQPENKTNPTLPHENDHAVSEEKLRKAFKHCSDVVVEDYQFNEQPSSQVLLIYTKGLTNLELLNKTVIPTIETHLLNEKSLETYRKNSTFKRITGMNQVIDSAFNGDLILFEKNSGEVYTIEISQRPQRRPEQPNNEISVVGPRDGFIEELDINLALVRKRLKTTSLSCEMFVIGERSQTKVALLYMKDIARPQMIEHIRKSLEEIETDAILNSQQLEELLTESSFRLFPMYQNSGRPDYVCDALLRGRFVMFINGIPQAVVAPVTITLFLKTAEDAEYSWHYNSLERVLRIAGLSVATFLPGFWVALSAFHQDQVPFILLASVAETRQGVPLPTALEAFVLVSLFELFREAGLRLPLAIGQILAVVGGLIIGDAAINAGLTNPAMVVIVATSAVATFTLVSQALQGTITILRFFVLLSSAALGLFGFFISAFFILLYVSNLRSYSIPYMAPLGPFRAREWLSSILRIPRKIQTRRPAILHTDDDERQGKSQ; this comes from the coding sequence ATGATTTTTTTCAAAAAAAGAAAAAAAACGCAACCTGAGAACAAAACAAATCCGACCCTTCCTCATGAAAATGATCATGCTGTGTCGGAGGAAAAACTCAGAAAAGCATTTAAGCATTGCAGCGATGTTGTAGTGGAAGATTATCAATTTAATGAACAGCCTTCTTCCCAGGTCCTGTTAATCTATACAAAAGGACTTACAAATCTCGAATTACTGAACAAAACCGTTATTCCTACCATTGAAACCCACCTATTAAATGAAAAAAGCCTGGAGACATACAGGAAAAACTCAACGTTTAAAAGGATAACCGGCATGAATCAGGTTATAGACAGTGCGTTTAACGGTGATCTAATCCTTTTTGAGAAAAACAGCGGAGAAGTCTACACGATCGAAATCTCACAACGCCCCCAACGCCGTCCAGAGCAGCCCAACAATGAAATATCTGTAGTGGGGCCAAGAGACGGCTTTATTGAGGAACTTGACATAAACCTTGCACTCGTTCGCAAAAGGCTTAAAACAACTTCCTTGTCATGTGAAATGTTTGTTATTGGAGAAAGAAGTCAAACAAAAGTCGCCCTCCTGTACATGAAGGATATAGCGAGACCTCAAATGATCGAACACATTCGTAAGTCTCTTGAAGAAATCGAAACTGACGCTATTTTAAACTCTCAACAGCTTGAAGAATTGCTTACTGAATCCTCTTTCAGACTGTTTCCTATGTATCAGAATTCCGGAAGACCTGACTACGTGTGTGACGCATTGCTGAGGGGAAGATTCGTGATGTTTATTAACGGTATTCCCCAGGCTGTTGTGGCACCTGTGACCATCACCTTATTCTTAAAAACAGCTGAAGATGCAGAGTACAGCTGGCATTACAACAGTCTCGAGAGGGTGCTGAGAATTGCAGGTCTGTCGGTGGCCACTTTTCTTCCTGGATTTTGGGTTGCCTTATCGGCCTTTCATCAGGACCAGGTTCCGTTTATTTTATTGGCAAGTGTCGCTGAAACGCGGCAGGGAGTCCCTTTACCGACAGCTTTGGAAGCCTTCGTTCTTGTTAGCCTCTTTGAATTATTCCGCGAAGCCGGACTGCGCCTTCCCCTGGCTATTGGGCAAATACTCGCCGTTGTAGGTGGGTTAATTATAGGGGATGCTGCGATTAATGCAGGCCTGACCAACCCTGCCATGGTTGTTATCGTAGCCACTTCTGCAGTAGCTACCTTTACTCTCGTCAGCCAGGCATTGCAGGGAACAATAACCATTTTGCGTTTCTTTGTTCTGCTAAGTTCCGCTGCGCTGGGCCTGTTCGGCTTTTTTATCAGTGCCTTTTTTATCCTGCTGTATGTGAGTAATCTGCGCTCCTATTCAATTCCGTATATGGCACCACTTGGACCTTTCAGGGCGAGAGAATGGCTATCAAGTATTTTAAGAATTCCCAGGAAAATACAGACGAGAAGACCTGCTATTCTCCATACGGATGATGATGAAAGGCAGGGAAAATCACAATGA
- a CDS encoding M14 family metallopeptidase, giving the protein MLHYFSDTYEHSRMRFRESLSNIKEFWPQAGLHSYPIGNKEDNTIDVIKSEAIKRNENVVFITTGEHGIEGYTGAAALQMFFEEYLHKLDPETTGIYFVHGINPWGMRHWRRVTENNIDLNRNYIQDWLNHPATFNEDYKKNADLYNPAGEIDDLTKQNTKIHSKLLKNLIKEGYKGVKSAKSKGQYQFEKGVYYGGAGYEDSTSVMMNIQDEVLRHFEHIVHIDLHTGLGPTQELTYVISAYDDRSEHEVSDYYGIKNVQKNGKEDGVGESNNFFYRRAMEYYPERSLITGLFEIGTMGEGMDDQLNVMKAVINENQLYWYGAEKEKDAQRIFDSFRDLYYPKEKEWKESAIIRLREGFENLLSKENLLKGTSTRSSSL; this is encoded by the coding sequence ATGCTTCACTATTTTTCAGATACTTACGAGCATTCCAGAATGAGATTCAGAGAGAGTCTGTCGAACATAAAGGAATTCTGGCCACAGGCCGGACTCCACTCCTACCCCATCGGTAATAAGGAAGACAATACGATAGATGTTATTAAATCTGAAGCCATAAAACGAAATGAAAACGTTGTATTCATTACTACAGGAGAACACGGCATTGAAGGATATACAGGGGCAGCTGCTCTTCAAATGTTTTTCGAAGAGTATCTGCACAAACTGGATCCTGAAACGACAGGTATTTATTTTGTTCACGGCATAAACCCTTGGGGGATGAGACATTGGCGGAGAGTTACCGAAAACAACATTGATTTGAACCGCAACTATATTCAAGACTGGCTAAACCATCCTGCAACATTTAACGAAGACTATAAAAAGAACGCGGACTTGTATAATCCTGCAGGAGAAATTGACGATTTGACAAAACAAAATACGAAAATTCACTCAAAATTGCTTAAAAACCTGATAAAAGAAGGCTATAAAGGCGTGAAAAGTGCAAAATCCAAGGGACAGTACCAGTTTGAAAAGGGGGTCTACTACGGTGGAGCCGGTTATGAGGATTCCACAAGTGTCATGATGAACATTCAGGATGAGGTCCTAAGACACTTCGAGCACATTGTCCACATAGACCTTCATACAGGACTTGGACCCACCCAGGAGCTGACTTACGTCATTTCAGCCTATGACGATCGCAGCGAACATGAAGTAAGTGATTATTATGGCATAAAGAATGTTCAAAAGAACGGCAAGGAAGACGGTGTAGGAGAATCAAACAACTTCTTTTACAGGAGAGCGATGGAATATTACCCGGAGCGTTCCCTAATAACCGGCCTGTTTGAAATTGGAACAATGGGTGAAGGAATGGACGACCAGCTGAATGTAATGAAAGCAGTCATAAATGAAAACCAGCTCTATTGGTATGGAGCGGAAAAAGAAAAAGACGCACAGAGGATTTTTGATTCGTTCAGAGACTTATACTACCCTAAAGAAAAAGAATGGAAGGAATCTGCGATCATCAGACTTAGAGAAGGATTTGAGAACCTCCTCTCAAAAGAAAACCTCCTGAAAGGAACATCGACTCGATCCTCCTCACTTTAG
- a CDS encoding DUF421 domain-containing protein — METVSEIFLVLGRIITILPLLLLITLFMGRRAIGELPVFDFLIIITLGAVVGADIADPNIKHLPTAIAIVAIGILQRLVSSWKIKNRKIGRFATFEPLIVVKDGKFIPKNLKKIRFSIDNILQMLREKGVFDLSEVDTAIVEANGAVSVFKKPAKHPVTNEDMNISKLHSSISYPLIIEGIVYPSVLDNLEIPRNWLSKELEKHGIIGTENIFFASVNDQAELHISLKNESTGSSPTIHH; from the coding sequence ATGGAAACGGTAAGCGAAATTTTCCTGGTTCTCGGCAGAATCATCACGATCCTTCCTCTTCTCCTTCTCATCACACTGTTCATGGGACGAAGAGCAATAGGTGAACTTCCGGTATTTGATTTCCTGATCATTATAACCCTTGGCGCTGTAGTAGGAGCTGATATTGCCGACCCGAATATTAAACATCTTCCTACAGCAATCGCAATTGTTGCTATCGGCATTTTGCAACGGCTTGTTTCATCATGGAAAATAAAGAACCGCAAGATCGGGCGCTTTGCCACCTTTGAGCCTTTAATCGTTGTAAAAGACGGCAAGTTTATCCCGAAAAACCTAAAAAAAATCCGTTTTTCCATCGATAACATTCTTCAAATGCTCAGGGAAAAAGGGGTATTTGACCTTAGTGAAGTTGATACAGCTATTGTAGAAGCAAACGGGGCTGTCAGCGTGTTTAAAAAACCGGCCAAGCATCCTGTCACAAATGAGGATATGAATATATCAAAGTTGCATTCAAGCATATCGTATCCGTTAATTATTGAGGGGATTGTGTACCCTTCCGTGCTGGATAATCTGGAAATTCCCCGTAACTGGCTATCAAAAGAGTTGGAAAAACACGGAATTATCGGTACTGAAAACATCTTTTTCGCTTCTGTAAACGATCAGGCTGAACTCCATATTTCCTTAAAGAATGAAAGTACTGGAAGCTCTCCAACGATTCACCATTAA
- the ilvE gene encoding branched-chain-amino-acid transaminase, whose product MSSQWIFLSGRFVKKEEATVSVYDHGFLYGDGVFEGIRVYSGNIFKLEEHLNRLYDSAQSIMLNVPYSMEEMAAIIVGTVQKNELDSAYIRVVVSRGPGNLGLDPSHCSKPQVVVIAEELNMFPKELYDKGLRVGSVASRRNRPDVLSPQVKSLNYLNNILVKMEANQAGVDEALMLNDQGYVTEGSADNIFIVKKGTIYTPPVYLGALEGITRNAIIDLAKEHGYTLEEKPFTRHDVYVADEVFLTGTAVEVIAVVDVDSRKIADGKPGKVTKHLLSKFRELVTTDGVSCYPDVKLEKAYAG is encoded by the coding sequence ATGAGCAGTCAGTGGATATTTCTCAGTGGCAGATTTGTAAAGAAGGAAGAAGCAACAGTATCAGTTTATGATCATGGATTTTTATATGGCGACGGGGTGTTCGAAGGAATTCGCGTTTACAGCGGAAACATCTTCAAACTTGAAGAACACTTGAATCGTTTATACGATTCAGCCCAGTCGATCATGTTGAACGTACCTTATTCAATGGAGGAGATGGCAGCGATTATTGTCGGCACCGTTCAAAAGAACGAGCTGGACAGCGCCTATATCCGCGTTGTTGTATCCAGAGGTCCCGGTAACCTCGGTCTCGACCCTTCACACTGCTCAAAACCACAAGTGGTTGTGATCGCTGAAGAACTTAATATGTTTCCAAAGGAATTATATGATAAAGGGCTTCGCGTCGGTTCAGTAGCCAGCAGGCGAAACCGTCCCGATGTACTGAGCCCGCAGGTAAAATCTTTAAACTATTTAAATAACATCCTCGTAAAAATGGAAGCCAATCAGGCAGGTGTGGATGAGGCACTGATGCTTAATGATCAGGGGTACGTAACAGAAGGCTCTGCCGATAATATCTTCATCGTAAAAAAAGGCACGATTTATACACCTCCTGTTTATCTGGGCGCATTGGAAGGCATCACCCGGAACGCCATCATTGATCTGGCAAAAGAGCATGGATATACGTTAGAGGAAAAGCCGTTCACCCGCCACGATGTATATGTGGCTGATGAAGTGTTCCTTACCGGCACAGCCGTCGAAGTCATTGCAGTCGTTGATGTGGACAGCCGTAAAATTGCCGATGGAAAGCCTGGAAAAGTAACAAAACATTTGCTTTCTAAATTCAGAGAGCTTGTGACGACCGACGGGGTCTCCTGCTATCCAGATGTCAAATTGGAAAAAGCTTACGCCGGGTAG
- a CDS encoding carbon starvation CstA family protein: protein MMTFIVSILLLVFGYMVYSKVVERIFGINDRNETPAYKSRDGMDYVPMSWWKGSLIQLLNIAGLGPIFGAILGALYGPVAFIWIVVGCLFAGAVHDYFSGMLSLRHNGEQYPTIVGRYLGKYVRVFIYIISIILMILVAAAFTAGPAQLIAELTPLSFLAALGFIFAYFLIAAVLPVNKIIGKIYPVFGAILIFMAVAIAGALLFTNQPIPNLTMTNLHPESLPLWPLLMVTISCGAISGFHSTQSPIIARTIKKESDGRKVFYGAMVAEGIIALIWAAAGMTFFGSTVGLESALAAGGPAGVVNEISTSLLGTIGGILAILGVIILPITTGDTALRSSRMMLTEFLGKSFKGISGKKKVVFATIPVTVPAIYLATIDYTFLWRYVGWTNQVVATVMLWTATMYLLKHFKFHWICGIPAMFMTSVVCTYIFYAPEGFGMAYQPSLAIGLTLTSFVLAWYIRQIYVHRKEKQEDSASSLAS, encoded by the coding sequence ATGATGACATTCATCGTTTCAATTTTACTGCTTGTTTTTGGTTATATGGTTTACTCAAAAGTGGTCGAGCGAATCTTCGGAATCAACGACCGGAACGAAACACCGGCATATAAAAGCCGTGACGGCATGGATTACGTCCCTATGAGCTGGTGGAAAGGCAGTTTGATTCAGCTGCTTAATATCGCAGGGCTTGGGCCTATTTTCGGGGCGATTCTCGGTGCCCTTTATGGGCCGGTAGCCTTTATCTGGATTGTAGTCGGCTGTCTGTTTGCAGGTGCGGTTCATGACTACTTTTCCGGAATGCTGTCACTTCGCCACAATGGCGAGCAGTATCCCACAATCGTAGGGCGGTATCTTGGAAAATACGTAAGAGTCTTTATTTATATTATTTCAATTATACTGATGATTTTAGTAGCAGCAGCTTTCACCGCTGGTCCGGCACAGTTGATCGCGGAGCTGACACCACTAAGTTTCCTTGCTGCTTTAGGGTTTATCTTTGCTTATTTCCTGATTGCAGCAGTCCTTCCGGTCAACAAAATTATCGGTAAGATTTATCCTGTTTTCGGCGCAATCCTTATCTTCATGGCAGTGGCTATTGCCGGTGCGCTGCTGTTTACAAATCAGCCGATACCAAATCTGACAATGACGAACCTGCATCCTGAATCGCTGCCGTTATGGCCGCTCTTAATGGTGACGATTTCCTGCGGTGCGATTTCCGGTTTTCACAGTACTCAAAGCCCGATTATTGCCCGGACAATAAAAAAGGAATCGGATGGACGTAAAGTATTTTACGGTGCCATGGTAGCCGAAGGAATTATCGCCCTCATCTGGGCAGCTGCAGGTATGACATTCTTCGGAAGCACAGTCGGACTGGAAAGTGCATTGGCAGCCGGAGGACCAGCAGGTGTAGTCAACGAGATCTCTACTTCCTTACTTGGAACGATCGGCGGTATCCTTGCTATTCTCGGTGTTATCATTCTTCCAATTACGACTGGTGATACAGCCCTTCGTTCATCACGAATGATGCTGACTGAGTTTTTAGGCAAGTCATTTAAAGGTATTTCCGGCAAAAAGAAAGTCGTATTTGCGACGATTCCGGTTACTGTCCCGGCTATTTATCTTGCTACAATCGACTACACATTCCTGTGGCGCTATGTAGGGTGGACAAACCAGGTTGTTGCTACGGTTATGCTCTGGACAGCAACGATGTATCTTCTTAAACATTTCAAGTTTCATTGGATCTGCGGCATACCCGCTATGTTTATGACGAGTGTCGTTTGTACGTACATTTTTTACGCACCGGAAGGTTTCGGTATGGCTTACCAGCCTTCTCTCGCAATTGGCCTGACACTCACAAGCTTTGTTCTTGCCTGGTACATCAGACAGATTTACGTTCATAGAAAAGAAAAACAGGAAGACAGCGCATCAAGCTTAGCTTCATAA
- a CDS encoding endospore germination permease, with product MHGKNERINVFHTLALFITSIGLLNHVIILPPLVETAGRDGWISITLANAIALLWVYIIVFINKKSNQKNIYKWLIDHAGSVTANIVVFVLILFLLSLAVVTLNDLVTWTKVSYLPETPKLILVITYILLCFCTAVTNIRTLAILNILLLPIIIIFGIFVASVNIPVKDYSLLTPVLEHGFQPVIRGMIYPGAGLAELFLLLLIQHRVKFRYKYWQVALIVILLGGLSFGPLTGGIAAFGVEQMKQLRFPAYQQWGLVTMGRYIEHVDFLSIYQWLSGAFIRISLMLFIVVDLLDIKPGKNRVIGLAFLSVIIVCSLYLPFSDMQFIKFMQTYFLPFSLAFLFCSSLLLLMITLIKTKGGAKK from the coding sequence ATGCATGGAAAAAATGAACGAATAAATGTTTTTCATACCCTGGCTCTTTTCATCACTTCAATAGGGCTTCTAAACCACGTCATTATTCTTCCGCCATTAGTAGAAACCGCAGGAAGAGACGGTTGGATATCAATAACCCTTGCAAACGCTATTGCACTCCTGTGGGTTTATATTATTGTCTTTATAAATAAAAAGAGCAATCAAAAGAATATATACAAATGGTTAATTGATCATGCCGGCAGTGTCACAGCAAATATCGTGGTATTCGTCCTTATCCTCTTTTTACTTTCCCTCGCAGTTGTCACTCTGAATGACCTGGTCACCTGGACAAAAGTTTCGTATTTACCGGAGACACCGAAGCTCATCCTTGTAATCACTTACATCCTATTGTGCTTCTGCACAGCTGTTACCAACATCCGGACATTGGCGATTTTAAACATTCTCCTGTTGCCAATCATCATTATATTTGGCATTTTTGTCGCATCTGTTAATATACCGGTGAAAGATTACTCCTTATTAACCCCTGTATTGGAACATGGCTTCCAGCCAGTCATTCGGGGAATGATTTATCCAGGAGCAGGACTGGCAGAGCTTTTTCTCCTCCTTCTAATCCAGCACCGTGTAAAATTCCGTTATAAATATTGGCAAGTGGCATTGATCGTCATTTTATTAGGCGGTCTCTCCTTTGGCCCCCTCACCGGGGGTATCGCTGCATTCGGTGTAGAGCAGATGAAGCAGCTTCGTTTCCCTGCCTATCAGCAATGGGGCCTTGTAACGATGGGCCGCTATATTGAACACGTGGATTTTCTCTCTATTTACCAATGGCTTTCAGGGGCGTTTATTAGGATTTCGCTGATGTTGTTTATTGTGGTGGACCTGCTCGACATAAAACCTGGTAAGAACCGGGTAATCGGGCTTGCTTTTCTCTCTGTGATTATTGTTTGTTCCCTCTATTTACCTTTTTCAGATATGCAGTTTATAAAGTTTATGCAGACATACTTCCTTCCTTTCTCGCTGGCTTTTTTGTTTTGCAGTTCCCTGCTCCTGCTCATGATTACCCTGATTAAAACGAAAGGAGGTGCCAAGAAATGA
- a CDS encoding ParM/StbA family protein, with translation MSKSRIAAVDVGNDSVKALFGKADAEYYIPNVIARDVEDRPVIGIEELDEKDPLDGIHIRVHSPALAENNVIYRVGNLATKADNATELDPGSSKSEEDQTLVMLFASLALDAVNDQNKDRFKKNNNVVEANYTLGTGLPLREVKEGKDVGYRSQLLSSVHQVEFLVTPKYQGIKVNIKFDEVKVYPEGFAAYINLVMDKDLNIINRDLIDKQILIQDIGGLSTDIAVIRNRNVDDDKAQGFNIGVSESLEQIREEIRSKHGVELDSRRDVVDILTKKNDRNHIMVKGSRTSVHDITDRILVELAKKQYRHLRNVWAKNSQTEICYFVGGGAMVLKDYLKTLNNNLDGYNIDFFEDEKESIWMMANAYYKLISDSVRKQQKAEEKKGKEEKKAVKN, from the coding sequence TTGAGTAAATCAAGAATTGCTGCAGTTGATGTGGGGAACGACTCCGTTAAAGCATTATTTGGGAAGGCGGATGCTGAATACTACATACCAAACGTCATTGCAAGAGATGTTGAAGATCGTCCTGTTATTGGCATCGAAGAACTGGATGAAAAAGATCCATTGGACGGCATCCATATTCGTGTTCACTCACCTGCGCTGGCAGAAAATAACGTTATTTACCGTGTTGGAAATCTTGCAACAAAAGCAGACAATGCTACTGAACTTGACCCGGGAAGCAGTAAATCTGAGGAAGACCAGACACTCGTCATGCTTTTTGCATCATTAGCTCTTGATGCTGTAAATGATCAAAATAAAGATCGTTTCAAAAAGAATAACAATGTAGTTGAAGCAAACTACACGCTTGGGACAGGGCTGCCTTTACGTGAAGTAAAAGAAGGAAAAGACGTAGGCTACCGTTCGCAGCTTTTAAGTTCTGTTCACCAGGTGGAGTTTTTAGTAACGCCTAAATATCAAGGGATTAAAGTAAACATCAAGTTTGATGAAGTAAAAGTTTATCCTGAAGGGTTTGCTGCTTACATTAATCTTGTAATGGACAAAGACTTAAACATTATCAATCGTGACTTGATAGACAAGCAGATTCTTATTCAGGACATTGGCGGGCTATCCACAGATATTGCTGTGATTCGTAATCGCAACGTTGACGACGACAAAGCACAAGGATTTAACATCGGTGTATCCGAATCTCTTGAACAAATTCGCGAAGAGATCCGCTCAAAGCACGGGGTAGAATTGGACAGCCGCCGTGATGTGGTGGATATTCTGACGAAGAAAAACGACCGTAATCACATTATGGTAAAAGGAAGCCGCACAAGCGTTCACGATATTACAGACCGCATTCTTGTTGAACTGGCTAAAAAGCAGTACCGCCATCTTCGTAACGTATGGGCGAAAAACTCTCAGACAGAGATCTGCTATTTTGTCGGCGGAGGCGCAATGGTACTGAAGGATTACCTGAAAACACTTAACAACAATCTTGATGGTTACAACATCGACTTCTTTGAAGATGAAAAGGAAAGCATCTGGATGATGGCCAATGCTTACTATAAACTCATCTCAGACTCTGTTCGTAAGCAGCAAAAAGCGGAAGAGAAAAAGGGCAAAGAAGAGAAAAAAGCAGTAAAAAACTAA
- a CDS encoding Ger(x)C family spore germination protein, with protein MKLRIITNVLLLCLSCLTLGGCWDSKELEGQYYIHSIGVDYVDEKYVVYGQIINFAGGGEDGDSGGTIGNQHENVSIAKGTGESVVAAIHNLYVSTQRRIYWGHLSSVVFHERVMGEAFKNVLDDFSRYYEIRPTLWMFITSDPVNEILGTFPVMQTSILYSFLGEPGESYEQSSRVQPIRKSRFEAELYEPGRTVSLPSVNIVRKKWYDPLDYGNNLSLNKAGFLTKDSYKGSLAGADINGLVYIDDEAGRNATILRKNDRPVVTEIVTDPKLKVVPEITGDSVAFSIELAVTATVIEITEEVDEQFLIENTEKVVEGHIRRTFEKGVEIGADIYNLSHSLYRKDPEKWREFTNEAGELELTKDLLTEINVEATIIHSGAEKLHLNKK; from the coding sequence ATGAAGCTGAGAATCATCACAAACGTTCTTCTCCTCTGCCTCTCTTGTCTCACACTGGGGGGATGCTGGGATTCAAAAGAACTGGAAGGACAGTACTACATCCACTCCATTGGTGTAGATTATGTAGATGAAAAATATGTTGTCTATGGACAGATTATTAACTTTGCCGGAGGGGGGGAAGATGGGGACAGTGGAGGAACTATTGGTAACCAGCATGAAAATGTGAGTATTGCCAAAGGAACAGGGGAGTCGGTGGTGGCAGCAATTCATAATTTATACGTGTCAACACAACGGAGAATTTATTGGGGGCACCTTTCTTCCGTTGTCTTTCATGAACGGGTAATGGGGGAAGCCTTTAAAAATGTACTCGATGACTTTTCCAGGTACTATGAAATTAGGCCCACCCTATGGATGTTTATTACTTCAGACCCTGTAAACGAAATTTTAGGAACCTTCCCTGTTATGCAGACAAGCATTCTCTACTCTTTTTTAGGCGAACCTGGCGAAAGTTATGAGCAAAGTTCACGGGTCCAACCTATTCGTAAAAGTCGTTTTGAAGCTGAACTGTACGAACCGGGAAGAACTGTCAGCCTCCCGTCTGTCAACATCGTCCGAAAAAAATGGTACGACCCGCTGGATTACGGAAATAACCTCAGCTTAAACAAGGCAGGCTTTCTAACAAAAGATTCCTACAAAGGCAGTCTTGCAGGAGCAGACATTAACGGGTTGGTTTATATTGATGATGAAGCCGGAAGAAATGCGACTATTCTTCGTAAGAATGACAGGCCTGTTGTCACAGAGATTGTTACTGATCCTAAACTAAAAGTAGTGCCTGAGATTACCGGTGATTCTGTTGCTTTTTCCATTGAATTGGCTGTGACAGCAACGGTTATCGAGATTACGGAAGAGGTAGACGAACAGTTCCTGATTGAAAACACCGAAAAAGTGGTGGAAGGCCATATCAGACGTACGTTTGAAAAAGGTGTCGAAATAGGTGCCGATATCTACAACCTATCACACAGCCTGTATAGAAAAGACCCTGAAAAATGGAGAGAATTCACAAACGAGGCAGGAGAACTCGAACTTACTAAGGATTTGCTGACAGAAATTAACGTTGAAGCCACGATCATTCATTCAGGTGCGGAAAAGCTTCACCTGAATAAGAAATGA
- a CDS encoding M28 family peptidase — protein sequence MKKGLVAFLASLMVLTVPMGLSGSSLGSGQTVYAEAPGESGSAFDKRITQRFDTDLVMDHIYYLTEEIGPRVAGTEEEKETAAYIQDQLEEYGYDVSTQEFDIANRLSGTLISGEDEFAIRISPGSASTGEEGVLGEIVYSGLGLEGDFPAEVDGNIALIQRGEIPFWDKVNRAQEAGAAGVIIFDNAEALVPPTPSLGANQADVPVVGITKADGERLLEENMTAVITISEVTDQVSQNVIAVKEPKGKKSDDAEIVYATAHYDSVPYSPGASDNASGTGVVLELARIMAPYPTEKEIRFVFVGAEEIGLVGSRYYVSQLSEGEIARSAANFNLDMVGTNWEPATSLYVNVVDGAPNQVWQSASGAAERLGNDSLILFERGASDHVAFYEAGIDAANFIRREPGTAALEPWYHTPFDTIDKISESRLQEGGQLIGAAIYDFARKEHPGKGKSENRRATVSGAYLLNEDQTAPEAR from the coding sequence ATGAAGAAAGGTCTTGTTGCTTTTTTAGCTTCATTAATGGTGTTAACTGTGCCGATGGGGTTAAGCGGAAGTTCACTGGGTTCAGGGCAGACTGTCTATGCGGAGGCGCCGGGTGAATCAGGATCGGCCTTTGACAAAAGAATTACCCAGAGGTTTGATACAGATCTTGTCATGGATCATATTTATTATCTTACTGAAGAGATCGGTCCAAGGGTGGCAGGAACAGAGGAGGAAAAAGAAACCGCTGCCTACATCCAGGATCAGTTAGAAGAGTATGGGTATGACGTTTCAACCCAGGAGTTTGATATTGCCAACCGTCTCTCAGGAACGCTGATCAGCGGGGAGGACGAGTTTGCAATCCGGATTTCACCAGGCTCTGCTTCAACAGGTGAAGAAGGGGTCTTAGGGGAGATCGTTTACTCCGGTTTAGGTCTTGAAGGTGACTTTCCTGCAGAGGTGGATGGAAACATTGCGCTGATTCAACGAGGAGAGATTCCTTTTTGGGATAAAGTTAACCGTGCCCAGGAGGCTGGGGCTGCCGGGGTAATCATTTTTGATAACGCAGAAGCCCTTGTGCCGCCTACACCAAGCCTGGGAGCTAACCAAGCCGATGTTCCGGTGGTAGGTATTACGAAAGCCGATGGAGAACGCCTTCTTGAGGAAAACATGACCGCTGTCATTACGATCAGCGAGGTGACCGATCAGGTATCACAAAATGTCATTGCTGTTAAAGAACCTAAAGGTAAAAAGTCAGACGATGCTGAAATTGTGTATGCAACTGCCCATTACGACAGTGTTCCTTACTCCCCTGGTGCCAGCGACAATGCATCGGGAACAGGGGTAGTGCTTGAGCTGGCCAGAATTATGGCCCCTTATCCGACAGAAAAAGAAATCCGCTTTGTTTTTGTGGGGGCAGAGGAAATCGGGCTTGTAGGATCACGTTATTATGTCAGCCAGCTGAGTGAAGGTGAGATTGCCCGTAGTGCGGCAAACTTCAACTTGGATATGGTGGGCACGAACTGGGAGCCGGCAACGAGTCTGTATGTAAATGTTGTAGATGGAGCGCCGAACCAGGTTTGGCAGTCTGCCAGTGGCGCAGCAGAAAGGCTGGGGAATGATTCTCTTATTTTATTTGAACGAGGGGCTTCCGATCATGTCGCTTTCTATGAAGCTGGAATAGATGCTGCGAACTTTATAAGAAGAGAGCCTGGAACCGCTGCTCTCGAGCCGTGGTATCATACCCCGTTTGATACGATTGATAAAATCAGTGAGAGCCGCTTACAGGAAGGCGGCCAGCTGATTGGTGCAGCGATCTATGACTTTGCCCGGAAAGAACATCCTGGAAAAGGGAAGTCGGAAAACAGAAGAGCAACTGTATCAGGTGCCTATCTCCTGAACGAAGATCAAACTGCGCCTGAAGCAAGGTAA